CGGAGGGATGGACATCGAGGAAGTGGCCGCCAAGACCCCGGAGAAGATCATCAAGGTCTTTGTGGATCCGTTGCTCGGCTTGCAGGGTTTTCAGGCGCGACAACTGGCGTACGGCTTGAACCTCCAGCCCGAATTGGTCAAGCTTTTCATTCCCATGGTGAACCGGATCTACAAGCTTTTCGTGGATAACGACTGTTCGCTCGTGGAAATCAACCCGCTGGTGATCACCGATGACGGGAAGCTGTTGGCCTTGGACGCCAAGATGAACTTCGACGACAACGCCCTGTTTCGCCATAAGGACCTTCTGGACTACCGGGACCTGGACGAAGAGGACCCGCTGGAGGTGGAGGCGTCCCGGTACAACCTGAACTACATCAAGATGGACGGCAACATCGGCAACATGGTCAACGGGGCCGGCCTGGCCATGGCCACCATGGATCTCATCAAGCTGGCGGGGGCTGAACCGGCCAACTTCTTGGACGTGGGAGGCGGCGCCAGTGCGGAGATGGTGGAAAACGGGTTCCGGATCATCCTGAGCGATCCCAACGTGAAGGGCGTGCTCATCAACATCTTCGGCGGGATTCTCCGTTGCGACGTTCTGGCGCAAGGCGTGGTCGAAGCGGCCAAAAAGGTCGACGTCAAGGTCCCGGTGGTCATCCGGATGGAAGGGACGAACGTGGAACAGGGCCGGGAGATCCTCAAAGCCTCCGGGCTGAATCTCATCGTGGCGAAGGACCTCAAAGACGCCGCCCAAAAAGTTGCGAACATCGCGAAGAGCTAGAAAGGGGACGCCATGAGCATCTGGGTGGACGACAATACTCGAGTGGTGGTTCAGGGGATTACGGGCCGGGAAGGACAATTTCACACGCGTCAGTGCGTGGCGTACGGCACCCGGGTGGTTGCGGGGGTAACGCCTGGAAAGGGCGGGCAGAAAATGGACGAGATCCCGGTCTTCAACACCATGGTGCAGGCCGTGGCCGAAACCGGAGCCAACTGTGCGCTGGTGTTTGTGCCGCCGGCCTTCGCGGCGGACGCGATCCTCGAAGGCATCGACGCCGGGCTGCCGCTCATTGTGGCCATCACTGAGGGCATCCCGGTCCTGGACATGATCCGCGTCAAGAACTACCTGAAACAATCCGGTTCGCGCCTCATCGGACCCAATTGCCCTGGAATCATCACTCCCGGAAAGGCCAAAGTCGGGATCATGCCCGGTCCCATCCACAAACCCGGCGCCGTGGGCGTCGTCTCCCGCTCTGGAACTCTCACCTACGAAGTCGTCCACCAGTTGACGCTCCAAGGGATCGGCCAGAGCACCTGTGTGGGTATCGGCGGCGACCCGGTGAACGGAACCAACTTCATTGACTGCCTGAAAGCCTTTCAGGATGATCCGGAAACGCAGGGAATCGTCATGGTGGGGGAAATCGGAGGAAACGCCGAAGAAGACGCCGCCGATTTCATCGCTCGGGAAGTGACCAAGCCGGTCGTGGGTTTCGTGGCCGGCCTTACAGCTCCTCCGGGGCGGCGCATGGGCCATGCGGGGGCTATCATCAGCGGCTCCAGCGGCACGGCACAGGCCAAGATAGAGGCCATGAAGAAGGCGGGGATCCATGTCGTGGAAAACCTGGGAGAACTGGGCGAAATCGCCAAGAGCGTTTTCTAGCGTTCATCGCCGGGGATACCCGGGGTGAAAAGATCCTGAAAAAGGGAGTCCGCCGCGGTTTCGGTGAGGGCTTGAAGGCGTCGAAACCGTTCGATCATGAGTTTCCCGAGGGGGGTGAGCTCGGAGCCGCCCCCCCGGGTCCCGCCCACTTTCCGGGTCAGCAGGGGCCGGCCGAGACGGTCTTCGGTGGCCTTGATCTTTCCCCAGACCGCCCGGTAGCTCATGTGCAGCTCTTTGGCGGCGCCCAGGATGGAGCCGTGGCGGTCGACCGCGTCCAGGATGCGCAGGCGCCCGCTCCCGAAAACGATGTTCCCTTCCTCGTCTTCAATCCAGATCTTCGAACGGACCGAAAAGCGTTTCAATGGGTTCATAACGGCCGGCCCCCGGGTCCGCAGTCGAAAGAACGCAACTTTGTTGAATTTTCACACAGGAAGGCGGTTCCGGTCAACGCGGAGGTTCGTCCGCCGGTTTCGGC
This is a stretch of genomic DNA from Desulfoglaeba alkanexedens ALDC. It encodes these proteins:
- the sucC gene encoding ADP-forming succinate--CoA ligase subunit beta, which translates into the protein MKIHEYQAKELFGKYGVPIPRGKVAFNVDQVKEAAAELGRFPVVIKAQIHAGGRGKGGGVKLARTEKEVAEVASNILGMTLVTHQTGPEGRLVRKVLVEEGLAIQKELYLGMLPDRATAKIVIMASEAGGMDIEEVAAKTPEKIIKVFVDPLLGLQGFQARQLAYGLNLQPELVKLFIPMVNRIYKLFVDNDCSLVEINPLVITDDGKLLALDAKMNFDDNALFRHKDLLDYRDLDEEDPLEVEASRYNLNYIKMDGNIGNMVNGAGLAMATMDLIKLAGAEPANFLDVGGGASAEMVENGFRIILSDPNVKGVLINIFGGILRCDVLAQGVVEAAKKVDVKVPVVIRMEGTNVEQGREILKASGLNLIVAKDLKDAAQKVANIAKS
- the sucD gene encoding succinate--CoA ligase subunit alpha, producing the protein MSIWVDDNTRVVVQGITGREGQFHTRQCVAYGTRVVAGVTPGKGGQKMDEIPVFNTMVQAVAETGANCALVFVPPAFAADAILEGIDAGLPLIVAITEGIPVLDMIRVKNYLKQSGSRLIGPNCPGIITPGKAKVGIMPGPIHKPGAVGVVSRSGTLTYEVVHQLTLQGIGQSTCVGIGGDPVNGTNFIDCLKAFQDDPETQGIVMVGEIGGNAEEDAADFIAREVTKPVVGFVAGLTAPPGRRMGHAGAIISGSSGTAQAKIEAMKKAGIHVVENLGELGEIAKSVF
- a CDS encoding winged helix-turn-helix domain-containing protein translates to MNPLKRFSVRSKIWIEDEEGNIVFGSGRLRILDAVDRHGSILGAAKELHMSYRAVWGKIKATEDRLGRPLLTRKVGGTRGGGSELTPLGKLMIERFRRLQALTETAADSLFQDLFTPGIPGDER